A portion of the Pseudoxanthomonas sp. JBR18 genome contains these proteins:
- a CDS encoding ABC transporter permease, with the protein MHAKTDKLIQITLIVLLFGGWEAGVASGLIDPFFFPAPSGIARQMWTWLSDTSFYHHVYITLTETALGYLIGTAMGVAGGVWLGLSRRSARILDPFIKGFNAIPRVVLAPIFVLWLGLGLWSKVALAVTLVFFTTFFNAMQGVREVNPTVLANARILGAGRSDLLRHVYFPAAASWILSSLRTSVGFAVVGAIIGEYLGASAGLGYLIAQAEGNFNAVGVFAGIIVLAGFVLIIDALLDIVENRLITWRPSAQQGATS; encoded by the coding sequence ATGCACGCCAAGACTGACAAACTGATCCAGATCACCCTGATCGTCCTGCTGTTCGGCGGCTGGGAGGCCGGCGTGGCCAGCGGCCTGATCGATCCGTTCTTCTTCCCCGCGCCGTCTGGTATCGCCCGGCAGATGTGGACCTGGCTGTCGGACACCTCGTTCTACCACCATGTCTACATCACCCTGACCGAGACCGCGCTGGGCTATCTGATCGGCACCGCCATGGGCGTGGCCGGCGGCGTCTGGCTGGGACTGAGCCGACGCTCGGCGCGGATCCTGGACCCGTTCATCAAGGGCTTCAACGCGATCCCGCGCGTGGTGCTGGCGCCGATCTTCGTGCTGTGGCTGGGCCTGGGGCTGTGGTCCAAGGTGGCGCTGGCGGTGACGCTGGTGTTCTTCACCACCTTCTTCAATGCGATGCAGGGCGTGCGCGAGGTCAATCCCACGGTGCTGGCCAACGCGCGCATCCTCGGTGCCGGGCGTAGCGACCTGCTGCGGCACGTGTATTTCCCGGCGGCGGCCAGCTGGATCCTGTCCTCGCTGCGGACCTCGGTGGGTTTCGCGGTGGTCGGCGCGATCATCGGTGAATACCTCGGCGCCTCCGCGGGCCTGGGCTACCTGATCGCGCAGGCCGAAGGCAACTTCAACGCGGTCGGGGTGTTCGCCGGCATCATCGTCCTGGCAGGTTTCGTCCTGATCATCGACGCCCTGCTCGACATCGTCGAAAACAGGTTGATCACCTGGCGCCCTAGTGCGCAGCAGGGCGCGACCAGCTGA
- a CDS encoding ABC transporter substrate-binding protein has product MYKQLMTTALVAATLALSACGKKTDAGDAKAAASTDPVRISVGSYNLNNLPFFIADAQGYFKDAGLDVKTENFAQGGSKVLQALVAGSTDVAVGFYDHTIQMQAKHKDVTAFILLSRNSGLVLAGTNDSTFDPAKPDTIKGLKVGITAPGSSSDFFVRHYLARNKTPEDAVSLIGVGSGAAAVAALEQGKVDLLVNYDPAATLIAERKVGKILIDARSDEGARQVYGGLYPTSVLYAQSSFLKERPDAVEKIVKAEQKALRFIADHSAEEIVAALPDSYVSGDRATYAKAVENARAIFTRDGRFVAEDLKTPLEVLSEFNKGVADANVNLSKTYTNSFVDRALAADGSTRATAKQ; this is encoded by the coding sequence ATGTACAAACAACTCATGACCACGGCGCTGGTCGCCGCCACGCTCGCGCTTTCCGCGTGCGGAAAGAAGACCGATGCCGGCGATGCCAAGGCCGCGGCCAGTACCGACCCGGTGCGCATCAGCGTCGGCTCGTACAACCTGAACAATCTGCCGTTCTTCATCGCCGACGCGCAGGGGTACTTCAAGGACGCCGGGCTGGACGTCAAGACCGAGAACTTCGCCCAGGGCGGCTCCAAGGTGCTGCAGGCGCTGGTGGCCGGCTCGACCGACGTGGCGGTGGGCTTCTACGACCACACCATCCAGATGCAGGCCAAGCACAAGGATGTCACCGCCTTCATCCTGCTTTCGCGCAACTCGGGCCTGGTCCTGGCCGGCACCAACGACAGCACGTTCGATCCGGCCAAGCCGGACACCATCAAGGGTTTGAAGGTCGGCATCACCGCGCCGGGCTCGTCGTCGGACTTCTTCGTGCGCCACTACCTGGCGCGCAACAAGACCCCTGAAGATGCCGTGTCGCTGATCGGCGTAGGCTCCGGTGCCGCGGCGGTGGCCGCGCTGGAGCAGGGCAAGGTCGATCTGCTGGTCAACTACGACCCGGCCGCCACGCTGATCGCCGAGCGCAAGGTCGGCAAGATCCTGATCGACGCGCGCAGCGATGAGGGCGCACGCCAGGTCTACGGCGGCCTGTATCCGACCTCGGTGCTGTATGCGCAGTCCTCGTTCCTGAAAGAGCGACCCGACGCGGTGGAGAAGATCGTCAAGGCCGAGCAGAAGGCGCTGCGCTTCATCGCCGATCACAGCGCCGAGGAAATCGTCGCCGCGCTGCCCGATTCCTACGTGTCCGGCGATCGCGCCACCTATGCCAAGGCCGTAGAGAACGCCCGTGCCATCTTCACCCGGGATGGCCGCTTTGTCGCAGAAGACCTCAAGACCCCGCTCGAAGTCCTGAGCGAGTTCAACAAGGGCGTCGCCGACGCCAACGTCAACCTGTCCAAGACCTACACCAACTCGTTCGTCGATCGCGCGCTGGCCGCGGACGGCAGTACGCGAGCCACGGCCAAGCAGTAA
- the ahcY gene encoding adenosylhomocysteinase, whose amino-acid sequence MNAQLKTFSTEGDYKVADISLADWGRKEIDIAEHEMPGLMSIRRKHAAAKPLAGVRITGSLHMTIQTAVLIETLKDIGADVRWASCNIFSTQDQAAAAIAATGTPVFAWKGETLEEYWDCTLEALTFTLPDGTLTGPELVVDDGGDVTLLIHKGYELENGSKWVDEPASSHEEGVIKALLKRVATERPGYWTRVVADWKGVSEETTTGVHRLYQIAEAGKLLIPAINVNDSVTKSKFDNLYGCRESLADGLKRAMDVMLAGKVAVVCGYGDVGKGSAHSLRAYGARVIVTEIDPICALQAAMEGFEVNTIEDSLGQADIYVTTTGNKDIITLAHMQAMKDQAIVCNIGHFDNEIQVDALYASGAERINIKPQVDKFVFPNGNAIFLLAEGRLVNLGCATGHPSFVMSNSFANQTLAQIDLWQNKDVYEKTVYRLPKQLDEEVARLHLEKIGVKLTTLSKSQADYLGVPVEGPYKPDHYRY is encoded by the coding sequence ATGAATGCGCAACTGAAGACCTTTTCGACCGAAGGCGACTACAAGGTCGCCGACATCTCCCTGGCCGACTGGGGCCGCAAGGAGATCGACATCGCCGAGCACGAGATGCCCGGCCTGATGTCCATCCGCCGCAAGCACGCCGCCGCCAAGCCGCTGGCCGGCGTGCGCATCACCGGCTCGCTGCACATGACCATCCAGACCGCGGTCCTGATCGAGACGCTCAAGGACATCGGCGCCGACGTGCGCTGGGCCTCGTGCAACATCTTCTCCACCCAGGACCAGGCCGCCGCGGCCATCGCCGCCACCGGCACCCCGGTGTTCGCCTGGAAGGGCGAGACCCTGGAGGAGTACTGGGACTGCACGCTGGAAGCGCTGACCTTCACCCTGCCCGACGGCACCCTGACCGGCCCGGAGCTGGTGGTGGACGACGGCGGCGATGTGACCCTGCTGATCCACAAGGGCTATGAGCTGGAAAATGGCTCCAAGTGGGTCGACGAGCCGGCGTCCTCGCACGAGGAAGGCGTGATCAAGGCCCTGCTCAAGCGCGTGGCCACCGAGCGCCCAGGCTACTGGACCCGCGTGGTCGCCGACTGGAAGGGCGTGTCCGAAGAGACCACCACCGGCGTGCACCGCCTGTACCAGATTGCCGAGGCCGGCAAGCTGCTGATCCCGGCGATCAACGTCAACGATTCGGTCACCAAGTCTAAGTTCGACAACCTCTACGGCTGCCGCGAGTCGCTGGCCGATGGCCTCAAGCGCGCGATGGACGTGATGCTGGCCGGCAAGGTCGCCGTGGTCTGCGGCTACGGCGACGTGGGCAAGGGCTCGGCGCACAGCCTGCGTGCCTACGGCGCTCGCGTGATCGTCACCGAGATCGACCCGATCTGCGCCCTGCAGGCGGCGATGGAAGGCTTCGAAGTCAACACCATCGAAGACAGCCTGGGCCAGGCCGACATCTACGTCACCACCACCGGCAACAAGGACATCATCACCCTGGCGCACATGCAGGCGATGAAGGATCAGGCCATCGTGTGCAACATCGGCCACTTCGACAACGAGATCCAGGTCGATGCGCTGTATGCCTCCGGCGCCGAGCGCATCAACATCAAGCCGCAGGTGGACAAGTTCGTGTTCCCCAACGGCAACGCGATCTTCCTGCTGGCCGAAGGCCGCCTGGTCAACCTGGGCTGCGCCACGGGTCATCCGAGCTTCGTGATGTCCAACTCCTTCGCCAACCAGACCCTGGCCCAGATCGACCTGTGGCAGAACAAGGACGTGTACGAGAAGACCGTCTACCGCCTGCCCAAGCAGCTGGACGAGGAAGTGGCCCGCCTGCACCTGGAGAAGATCGGCGTGAAGCTGACCACTCTGAGCAAGTCGCAGGCCGACTACCTCGGCGTGCCGGTCGAAGGTCCGTACAAGCCGGATCACTACCGCTACTGA
- a CDS encoding ABC transporter ATP-binding protein, with protein MVLNAKVRSLNGAPQLGPTETMVAINKVTMSFGDFTAVRDVDIQVGNGEFVAIVGPTGCGKSTVLNAVAGLLTPASGGISIDGTPVKGVQESVGYLFQQDALLPWKTALQNVELGLRFRGVAAKEREEKARAWLAKVGLSGFEHRYPHQLSGGQRKRVQMAQALIVEPKVILMDEPFSALDIHTRHLMQNELLRLWQEDRRSVVLITHDLEEAIALGDRVVVLSAGPASRVVRSFDVDLERPRNVAEIKLDQRFTDLYRDIWACLRGEVEKSYARQD; from the coding sequence ATGGTGCTCAACGCCAAAGTGCGCAGCCTCAACGGCGCACCTCAACTCGGACCGACCGAAACCATGGTCGCCATCAACAAGGTGACGATGTCTTTCGGTGACTTCACCGCCGTGCGCGACGTCGACATCCAGGTCGGCAACGGTGAATTCGTGGCGATCGTCGGCCCGACCGGCTGCGGCAAGAGCACCGTGCTCAACGCCGTGGCAGGCCTGCTGACGCCGGCGTCCGGCGGGATCAGCATCGACGGCACGCCGGTGAAGGGGGTGCAGGAGTCGGTCGGTTACCTGTTCCAGCAGGACGCGCTGCTGCCGTGGAAGACCGCCTTGCAGAACGTCGAACTCGGCCTGCGCTTCCGCGGTGTGGCGGCCAAGGAGCGCGAGGAAAAGGCGCGCGCCTGGCTGGCCAAGGTTGGCCTGTCCGGCTTTGAGCATCGCTACCCGCACCAGCTCTCCGGAGGCCAGCGCAAGCGCGTGCAGATGGCGCAGGCGTTGATCGTCGAACCAAAGGTGATCCTGATGGACGAGCCGTTTTCCGCGCTCGATATCCACACCCGGCACCTGATGCAGAACGAGCTGCTGCGCCTGTGGCAGGAAGACCGCCGCTCGGTCGTGCTGATCACCCACGACCTGGAAGAGGCCATCGCGCTGGGCGATCGGGTGGTGGTGCTGTCGGCCGGGCCGGCCAGCCGCGTGGTGCGCAGTTTCGATGTCGATCTGGAGCGGCCGCGCAACGTCGCCGAGATCAAGCTGGACCAACGATTCACCGACCTGTACCGCGATATCTGGGCCTGCCTGCGCGGCGAAGTGGAGAAGAGCTATGCACGCCAAGACTGA
- a CDS encoding porin — translation MTRFHVLPKAALTVAIGLLLTTGHAQAQSLSQDELTRLVQAQALKIEQLEARLKVVEGSTTSASSTTSPAPASTTPAQDAALETRVAKIEAAQAKAPKVSWSKGAPQFSNTDGSITFRPRGRLFVDASSTSGSDFADRNLSGTEIRSARLGAEGSYGRLSYAVEGDFADNEVAWKSAYVSIEHHLFGLQGDLSIGNRLNDRGFDGSSSTSNTPFPDRNVVGTLIMPQRGFFGVGITERVMGNGWHASLSVAGNDLSNVGDDNDTLTVAARAHWNPLLTKTATVHLGAWAFREDIEAGSSGVLRSSSIAGHFNDLIKISPGSLAGPERGTGYGAEAAGFFGPSWITGEWGTRNLQGVGTAGRYDVDHDAWAISAGLFLTGASPAYAAKTGTWGKVKVEDPVTAGGRGAWEVRTRYEDVDYSELPTGGTGHAWTVGANWYLNDYSRVMFDAIRWQTDNRSGAYQGEDQGYTFNTRFQVVF, via the coding sequence ATGACACGATTCCACGTGCTGCCCAAGGCAGCGCTGACGGTGGCCATCGGCCTGCTGTTGACCACAGGTCACGCGCAAGCCCAGTCGCTGAGCCAGGACGAATTGACGCGCCTGGTCCAAGCCCAGGCGCTCAAGATCGAACAGCTCGAGGCGCGCCTGAAGGTCGTCGAAGGCAGTACAACCAGCGCGTCCTCCACGACCTCACCCGCACCAGCGTCAACGACGCCCGCGCAGGATGCCGCGCTCGAAACGCGCGTCGCCAAAATCGAGGCCGCGCAGGCCAAGGCGCCCAAGGTCAGCTGGTCCAAGGGCGCCCCGCAGTTCTCCAACACCGATGGCTCGATCACCTTCCGGCCGCGCGGCCGCCTGTTCGTCGATGCGTCCAGCACGAGCGGCTCGGACTTTGCCGACCGCAATCTTTCCGGCACGGAAATCCGCTCGGCGCGCCTGGGCGCGGAAGGCAGCTACGGCCGCCTGAGCTATGCGGTGGAAGGCGACTTCGCCGACAACGAGGTGGCGTGGAAGTCGGCCTACGTCAGCATCGAGCACCATCTGTTCGGGCTGCAGGGCGACCTGAGCATCGGCAACCGTCTCAACGACCGTGGCTTCGATGGCTCCAGCAGCACGTCCAATACGCCGTTCCCCGACCGCAACGTGGTGGGCACGTTGATCATGCCCCAGCGCGGATTCTTTGGCGTGGGCATCACCGAGCGCGTGATGGGAAATGGCTGGCACGCCAGTCTGTCGGTGGCCGGCAACGACCTCAGCAACGTGGGCGACGACAACGACACGCTGACCGTCGCCGCGCGCGCGCACTGGAATCCGCTACTGACCAAGACGGCGACCGTGCACCTGGGGGCATGGGCCTTCCGCGAGGACATCGAAGCCGGTTCGAGCGGCGTGCTGCGCAGTTCCTCCATCGCTGGCCACTTCAACGATCTGATCAAGATCTCACCCGGCTCGCTTGCCGGTCCCGAGCGCGGGACCGGCTATGGTGCGGAAGCGGCCGGCTTCTTCGGTCCGTCCTGGATCACCGGCGAATGGGGCACGCGCAATCTCCAGGGCGTCGGCACCGCAGGTCGCTACGATGTGGACCACGATGCGTGGGCGATCTCGGCGGGGCTGTTCCTGACCGGGGCCTCCCCGGCTTACGCGGCCAAGACCGGCACCTGGGGCAAGGTCAAGGTCGAGGATCCGGTGACCGCCGGCGGTCGCGGTGCCTGGGAAGTGCGGACCCGCTACGAGGACGTGGATTACAGCGAGCTGCCCACCGGCGGCACCGGCCACGCCTGGACCGTGGGCGCCAACTGGTACCTCAACGACTACTCGCGCGTCATGTTCGACGCCATCCGCTGGCAGACCGATAACCGCAGTGGCGCCTATCAGGGCGAAGACCAGGGCTATACGTTCAACACGCGCTTCCAGGTCGTCTTCTGA
- a CDS encoding IS110 family transposase, which yields MHGIGIDVSKATLEVAVYHGPWRQFDNTVAGHRKLAAWLKPLAVRRVVLEPTGGYEQQVLDALHAAGLPVVRANARQVRDFARATGQLAKTDRLDAAVLAQIAQVLDLPLYQPAHPWQRRLAEYVQSRRQVVQMLVSAEQQLGWVKDRQLRGALQANVLQLTKSKAFLDQQIAQQVRQQPQLEAIQTLKGVGPVLLAVLASELPELGRLDGKAIAKLVGVAPLARDSGTLRGTRSIWGGRADIRQALYMSALSALRYEPRLRQFYQSLRARGKAAKVAIVAVMRKMLVILNARARDAWSVLPAGE from the coding sequence ATGCACGGGATCGGGATCGATGTGAGCAAGGCCACCTTGGAGGTGGCCGTCTACCATGGCCCTTGGCGGCAGTTCGACAACACCGTCGCCGGTCATCGCAAACTGGCCGCTTGGCTCAAGCCCCTGGCCGTGCGCCGGGTGGTGTTGGAGCCCACCGGCGGCTATGAGCAGCAGGTGCTCGATGCCCTGCATGCAGCAGGCCTGCCGGTGGTGCGGGCTAACGCGCGCCAGGTCCGTGACTTTGCCCGGGCCACCGGACAACTGGCCAAGACCGATCGGTTGGATGCGGCCGTGCTGGCTCAGATCGCCCAGGTCCTTGATCTGCCGCTTTATCAGCCGGCGCATCCATGGCAGCGTCGGCTGGCCGAGTATGTGCAGAGCCGTCGTCAGGTCGTCCAGATGCTGGTCAGCGCCGAACAACAGCTGGGTTGGGTCAAGGACCGCCAGCTACGCGGTGCGTTGCAGGCCAATGTCCTCCAACTCACCAAGAGCAAGGCCTTTCTGGATCAGCAGATTGCCCAACAGGTGCGCCAGCAGCCACAACTGGAGGCGATCCAGACGCTCAAGGGCGTGGGGCCGGTGTTGTTGGCGGTCCTGGCCAGCGAGCTTCCTGAACTGGGCAGGCTCGATGGCAAGGCCATTGCCAAGCTGGTCGGGGTGGCGCCACTGGCACGCGACAGCGGCACCCTGCGCGGCACCCGCAGCATCTGGGGTGGCCGCGCTGACATCCGCCAGGCCCTGTACATGTCGGCCCTGTCGGCTTTGCGCTACGAGCCGCGTCTACGCCAGTTCTACCAATCCCTGCGTGCTCGCGGCAAAGCGGCCAAGGTGGCCATCGTGGCGGTCATGCGCAAGATGCTGGTGATCCTCAATGCGCGTGCACGCGACGCCTGGAGCGTGCTGCCGGCGGGGGAGTGA
- the ppc gene encoding phosphoenolpyruvate carboxylase: MNSSATVSTSSSISEFAAPDLPLRDDVRRLGALVGEMLAEQVSDAFLEQVERIRTSAIARRQKGETTEHLAQRLADMPAEQAESLIRAFSAYFQVVNIAERVHRIRRRRDYQRQGSAPQPEGLEASLRKLKEQGVDLAEATAWLARIDLEPVFTAHPTEAVRRALLEKEHMMVASLVNGLDDSRTPGEAAIDAARFRMALTAAWQTADSSPVRPTVADEREHVGFYLTEVLYRVMPVFYESLEHAFNEVYGSAPDLPRVLRFGTWVGGDMDGNPNVDATTIASTLRAQRHAILRRYQGELKSLAGLLSQSTTLVGVSPEVLQRVQDYQDLLPEAAAKARPRHADMPYRLLLDLMRARLQATLDETQAGYAGPAAFAEDIALVLRSLETHRGVHAGWFAMRRLDWRLRTFGFHLARLDVRQESSVHARAVAAALGDADWANRDATDQATRLAGAASGAELLPASEEEGNPRLDAVFAALSEARRLHGPDALGAYIISMAHSRADVLTVLALARRGGLVDDNDQVPLDIAPLFETVEDLRQGPDVLRDLAADPVYRQHLAARGDTQMVMLGYSDSGKDGGTTASRWGLQRGQVELLEAAQALGIKLTFFHGRGGSISRGGGKTTRAVDASPRGSVDGRLRVTEQGEVIHRKYGIRALAVRSLEQSLGAVMVSSIRPRPPEPREAQWRQIMDTMSQASNRAYLDFVGAKGFMDYFRTATPIDVIERMTLGSRPSRRLGQDAGLDNLRAIPWVFSWSQARSTIPGWYGVGSGLAAAVDAFGEDAVREMGRDWAFVRTFWDDIAMVLAKGDLGIAALFSQLSGELHAQFFPRIEAEHALTQQWLLKLTGHKSLLSHDQRLDLSIRLRNPYIDPMSLLQVDLLKRWRAAGREDDALLRALVASVNGVSQGVQNTG; the protein is encoded by the coding sequence ATGAATTCATCTGCAACTGTGTCGACATCGTCTTCGATCTCCGAGTTCGCCGCCCCGGATCTGCCGCTGCGCGACGACGTGCGCCGCCTGGGCGCGCTGGTCGGCGAGATGCTGGCCGAGCAGGTGTCCGACGCTTTTCTGGAGCAGGTCGAGCGCATCCGCACCTCTGCCATCGCCCGGCGCCAAAAAGGCGAGACCACCGAGCACCTGGCCCAGCGCCTGGCCGACATGCCGGCCGAGCAGGCCGAGTCGCTGATCCGGGCCTTCAGCGCGTACTTTCAGGTGGTCAACATCGCCGAGCGCGTGCACCGCATCCGCCGCCGTCGCGACTACCAGCGGCAGGGCAGCGCGCCGCAGCCCGAAGGCCTGGAAGCGAGCCTGCGCAAGCTCAAGGAGCAGGGCGTGGACCTGGCCGAGGCCACGGCGTGGCTGGCCCGGATCGACCTGGAGCCGGTCTTCACCGCGCACCCGACCGAGGCCGTGCGCCGGGCGCTGCTGGAGAAGGAGCACATGATGGTCGCCAGTCTGGTCAACGGCCTGGACGACAGCCGCACGCCCGGTGAGGCAGCCATCGATGCGGCGCGCTTCCGCATGGCGCTGACGGCCGCCTGGCAGACCGCCGATTCCTCCCCGGTGAGGCCGACCGTGGCCGACGAGCGCGAGCACGTCGGCTTCTACCTGACCGAAGTGCTGTACCGGGTGATGCCGGTGTTCTACGAGTCGCTGGAGCATGCCTTCAACGAGGTCTACGGCAGCGCGCCGGACCTGCCCCGGGTGCTGCGTTTCGGCACCTGGGTGGGCGGGGACATGGATGGCAACCCGAACGTGGACGCCACCACCATCGCCTCGACCCTGCGCGCGCAGCGCCATGCGATCCTGCGTCGCTACCAGGGCGAGCTGAAGTCGCTGGCCGGCCTGCTCAGCCAGTCGACCACGCTGGTGGGCGTCTCGCCCGAGGTCCTGCAGCGGGTGCAGGACTATCAGGACTTGCTGCCGGAGGCGGCGGCCAAGGCGCGGCCGCGCCACGCCGACATGCCGTATCGCCTGCTGCTGGACCTCATGCGCGCGCGCCTGCAGGCCACGCTGGACGAAACCCAGGCCGGCTATGCCGGGCCGGCGGCGTTCGCCGAGGACATCGCGCTGGTGCTGCGCAGCCTGGAAACCCATCGCGGCGTGCATGCCGGTTGGTTCGCCATGCGGCGCCTGGATTGGCGCCTGCGCACGTTCGGCTTCCATCTGGCGCGCCTGGACGTGCGCCAGGAATCCTCGGTGCATGCGCGCGCGGTGGCCGCGGCCCTGGGCGACGCGGATTGGGCCAACCGCGACGCGACCGACCAGGCCACCCGCCTGGCCGGTGCAGCCTCCGGTGCAGAGCTGCTTCCGGCGAGCGAGGAGGAGGGCAATCCGCGCCTGGACGCGGTGTTCGCCGCGCTGAGCGAGGCCCGGCGCCTGCACGGCCCGGATGCCCTGGGCGCCTACATCATCTCCATGGCCCACAGCCGGGCCGACGTGCTCACCGTGCTGGCCCTGGCGCGTCGCGGTGGACTGGTCGACGACAACGACCAGGTGCCGCTGGACATCGCGCCCCTGTTCGAGACGGTCGAGGACCTGCGCCAGGGTCCGGACGTGCTGCGCGACCTGGCCGCCGACCCGGTCTATCGCCAGCACCTGGCCGCGCGGGGCGACACCCAGATGGTGATGCTGGGCTATTCGGACAGCGGCAAGGACGGCGGCACCACGGCCTCGCGCTGGGGCCTGCAGCGCGGCCAGGTGGAACTGCTGGAGGCCGCGCAGGCGCTGGGCATCAAGCTGACGTTCTTCCACGGCCGCGGCGGCTCGATCAGCCGCGGCGGCGGCAAGACCACCCGAGCGGTCGACGCCTCGCCGCGCGGCAGCGTCGATGGCCGCCTGCGGGTGACCGAACAGGGCGAGGTGATCCATCGCAAGTACGGCATCCGCGCGCTGGCGGTGCGCTCGCTGGAGCAATCCCTGGGCGCGGTGATGGTCTCCAGCATCCGCCCGCGCCCGCCCGAGCCGCGCGAGGCGCAGTGGCGCCAGATCATGGACACCATGTCTCAGGCCAGCAATCGCGCCTACCTGGACTTCGTCGGGGCCAAGGGCTTCATGGACTACTTCCGCACGGCCACGCCGATCGACGTGATCGAGCGCATGACCCTGGGCTCGCGTCCGTCGCGCCGTCTGGGGCAGGACGCGGGGCTGGATAACCTGCGGGCCATCCCCTGGGTGTTCTCCTGGAGCCAGGCGCGCTCCACGATTCCCGGCTGGTATGGCGTCGGCAGCGGCCTGGCGGCGGCGGTGGATGCGTTCGGCGAGGACGCGGTGCGCGAGATGGGCCGCGACTGGGCGTTCGTGCGGACTTTCTGGGATGACATTGCCATGGTGCTGGCCAAGGGCGACCTGGGCATCGCGGCGCTGTTCTCGCAGCTGTCCGGCGAGTTGCATGCGCAGTTCTTTCCGCGCATCGAGGCCGAGCATGCCCTGACCCAGCAGTGGCTGCTCAAGCTGACCGGGCACAAGAGCCTGCTGTCCCACGATCAGCGGCTGGATCTGTCCATCCGCCTGCGCAACCCCTACATCGATCCAATGAGTCTGCTGCAGGTCGACCTGCTCAAGCGCTGGCGTGCAGCCGGCCGCGAGGACGATGCATTGCTACGCGCGCTGGTGGCCAGCGTCAACGGCGTGTCGCAGGGCGTGCAGAACACCGGCTGA